A window of Christiangramia forsetii KT0803 contains these coding sequences:
- a CDS encoding peptide-methionine (S)-S-oxide reductase translates to MADLEKIGLGGGCHWCTEAVFQALRGVVKVEQGYVSSYHENISFSEGIIVHFLPSEISLDILIEIHLRTHKSTSSHSMRQKYRSAVYTFSQEQSEKSSQILKKLQSKFEKHIITEVLSFQKFRASREEIQNYYRNDPEKPFCKKFIDPKLEFLKNKFSKNLKPSSTQFVRDILNNFPIGYSEVWYLGKRYGVSKTEFNNGNSTKLYAEELGGKIFISLNFYKTQNSMLLKPCEMPVDKVLHFLGHFKMLE, encoded by the coding sequence ATGGCAGATCTTGAGAAAATAGGACTTGGTGGTGGTTGCCATTGGTGTACTGAGGCTGTTTTTCAGGCACTCCGGGGAGTTGTGAAGGTAGAGCAGGGTTATGTTAGCTCGTATCATGAGAATATAAGTTTCTCTGAAGGTATAATTGTTCATTTTTTGCCTTCTGAAATTTCTCTGGACATCCTGATAGAGATTCACTTACGGACTCATAAAAGTACTTCTTCCCATAGCATGCGTCAAAAGTACCGATCGGCGGTGTATACTTTTTCTCAGGAACAAAGTGAAAAATCTAGTCAAATTTTGAAAAAACTACAATCTAAATTTGAAAAGCATATTATTACAGAGGTATTGTCTTTTCAAAAATTTCGGGCATCACGTGAAGAAATTCAAAACTATTACCGGAATGATCCTGAAAAACCTTTTTGTAAAAAATTTATTGACCCTAAACTGGAATTTCTGAAAAACAAATTTTCTAAAAACTTAAAACCTTCAAGCACTCAATTTGTAAGAGATATATTAAATAATTTTCCGATAGGATATTCGGAAGTTTGGTATTTAGGTAAACGATATGGAGTGAGTAAAACGGAATTTAATAATGGGAATAGTACTAAGTTATATGCTGAAGAATTAGGAGGGAAAATTTTTATTAGTCTAAATTTCTACAAAACTCAAAATTCAATGCTTTTAAAACCTTGTGAGATGCCGGTAGATAAAGTGTTACATTTTTTAGGGCATTTTAAAATGTTAGAATAG
- a CDS encoding DUF2779 domain-containing protein yields MRVLSKSRFKLGLECPNKLFYTNNKEYANTKNEDSFLEALAQGGFQVEELARMHYPNGILIEGNDWDYQLLSNQTKELLKEENVIIYEAAFLVDGLFIRTDILVKKGNNIELIEVKSKSFTPDDDYIFIGKSRKMLAGWKPYLFDVAFQKYVMQLCYPDWDIKSFIMMADKSKKASIDSLNQLFRISNKEDNRTGIIKKVNSLNETGNSVLGRKNITDIIAEIELNKHLYHSNLDFKKSINLFKELYKNNEYANWPTTFSACKKCEFKSSNKTNQDLKSGFRECFSKQHNWKEKEFNEPNTFDIYDFRKGTKLFDEGVFFKKDLTEDSIGLKEEAEKLTTSHRQWLQIEKEVNNDDTIYADIEGLKKEIDNWNYPLHFIDFETSTVALPFNKNLRPYEQTAFQFSHHIYYEDGTIEHANEYINNIAGVFPNFEFIRALQNALGNDNGTIFRYSHHENTILNAIYVQLLDSNEKDKDDLITFIENISHSKRDSTIKWQGERDMVDLWEIEKRYYYNPITKGSNSIKAVLPASLNSSKYLKEKYSKPINEIKITSKNFSKEHIWLEIENDIVKNPYEMLPPVFQDWSEDEIEKTLSEIEGIADGGAALTAYGKLQYTDMEQAEVDKITSALLKYCELDTLAMVMIFEQTLSRKVCKV; encoded by the coding sequence ATGAGAGTTCTTTCAAAATCAAGATTCAAATTAGGGCTTGAATGTCCAAATAAACTTTTTTATACCAATAATAAGGAATACGCAAATACTAAAAATGAAGATTCCTTTTTAGAAGCATTGGCTCAAGGAGGTTTTCAAGTTGAAGAACTGGCAAGAATGCACTATCCTAATGGCATTTTAATTGAAGGAAATGACTGGGACTACCAACTTTTATCGAACCAAACGAAAGAATTATTAAAAGAAGAGAACGTTATTATTTATGAAGCTGCTTTTTTAGTAGATGGATTATTTATTAGGACTGATATATTAGTTAAAAAAGGTAATAATATTGAGTTAATAGAAGTTAAGTCAAAATCATTTACACCAGATGATGATTATATATTTATTGGTAAAAGCAGAAAAATGTTAGCTGGTTGGAAACCATATTTATTTGATGTTGCTTTTCAAAAATATGTAATGCAATTATGTTATCCAGACTGGGATATTAAGTCTTTTATTATGATGGCTGATAAATCTAAAAAAGCGAGTATAGATAGTTTAAATCAATTATTTAGGATTAGTAATAAAGAAGATAATCGTACTGGAATAATTAAAAAAGTAAATTCATTAAATGAAACTGGGAATTCAGTTTTGGGAAGAAAAAACATCACTGATATTATTGCAGAAATTGAATTAAATAAACATTTATACCATAGTAATTTAGATTTTAAGAAATCTATTAACTTATTTAAAGAATTATATAAAAATAATGAATACGCTAATTGGCCTACTACTTTTAGTGCCTGTAAAAAGTGTGAGTTCAAATCATCTAATAAAACTAATCAAGATTTAAAATCTGGTTTTAGAGAATGTTTTAGTAAGCAGCATAATTGGAAAGAAAAAGAATTTAATGAGCCTAATACTTTTGATATTTATGACTTTCGAAAAGGAACAAAACTATTTGATGAAGGAGTTTTTTTTAAAAAAGATCTTACGGAAGATAGTATTGGATTAAAAGAAGAAGCCGAAAAGCTTACAACATCTCATAGACAATGGTTGCAAATTGAAAAAGAAGTAAATAATGATGATACTATTTATGCTGATATTGAAGGTCTGAAAAAAGAAATTGATAATTGGAATTATCCTTTACATTTTATTGATTTTGAAACAAGTACTGTTGCATTACCTTTTAATAAAAATCTAAGACCATATGAACAAACAGCTTTTCAATTTTCACATCATATATATTATGAAGATGGAACAATAGAACACGCAAATGAATATATAAATAATATAGCAGGAGTATTTCCTAATTTTGAGTTTATTAGAGCCTTACAAAATGCTTTGGGAAATGATAATGGAACAATATTTAGGTATTCACACCATGAAAATACAATTCTAAATGCTATATATGTTCAATTATTGGACTCAAATGAAAAAGACAAAGATGATTTAATAACTTTCATTGAAAACATTTCTCACTCTAAAAGAGATAGTACTATAAAATGGCAAGGGGAAAGAGATATGGTAGATTTATGGGAAATTGAAAAACGTTATTATTACAATCCTATTACAAAAGGTTCTAATTCAATAAAAGCTGTTTTACCAGCATCACTAAATTCTAGTAAATATTTAAAAGAAAAATATTCAAAACCAATAAATGAAATAAAAATTACAAGTAAGAATTTTTCTAAAGAACATATTTGGTTAGAAATTGAAAATGATATTGTAAAAAATCCCTATGAAATGTTACCTCCAGTTTTCCAAGATTGGAGTGAAGATGAAATAGAAAAAACATTATCTGAAATAGAAGGTATTGCAGATGGTGGAGCAGCATTAACAGCATATGGTAAATTACAGTATACAGATATGGAGCAAGCCGAAGTAGATAAAATAACTTCTGCCTTACTAAAATATTGTGAACTAGACACTTTAGCAATGGTTATGATTTTCGAACAGACACTGTCCCGTAAAGTGTGTAAAGTTTAA
- a CDS encoding IS256 family transposase, whose amino-acid sequence MKKEDLFSDEFLKQFKSGDQLNSFLKELQKRGIEKMLEGELDGHLGYDKSQKSGNSNTRNGYGQKKVRTSFGESQIQVPRDREASFTPMIVPKRGNMVDGIENVIVSLYAKGMSNSDIEEQIREVYNFEVSTSTISRITEKVTEDIVAWQNRPLEPVYLIVWMDGIVFKVRENSKVINKTVYIAVGLRRDGKKEVLGLWLGKNESSAFWMSVLTDIKSRGTEDILITATDNLNGFTDTIRNIFPASKTQICVVHQIRNACRYVVWKDKKAFTADMKHIYNAPNQQAAKAALEDFAAQWESKYSYAIKSWRDNWEDLTVFFEFPLEIRKIIYTTNLIENLNGKIRKYTKNKLSFPTDEAVMKSVYLATREATKKWSMPIRNWGIILNQFLTIYEKRVRL is encoded by the coding sequence ATGAAAAAAGAAGATTTATTTAGCGATGAATTTTTAAAGCAGTTCAAAAGTGGAGATCAGCTCAACAGCTTCTTAAAAGAACTGCAAAAGCGTGGTATTGAAAAAATGCTCGAAGGAGAGCTCGATGGTCATTTAGGTTATGACAAAAGCCAGAAGTCTGGTAACTCTAATACCCGTAACGGCTATGGCCAGAAAAAGGTTCGCACCTCCTTTGGTGAATCCCAGATCCAGGTCCCCAGGGATCGTGAAGCATCCTTTACTCCTATGATTGTACCCAAGCGTGGCAATATGGTCGATGGCATTGAAAACGTGATTGTCTCGCTCTATGCCAAAGGAATGAGCAATAGTGATATTGAAGAGCAAATTCGAGAGGTCTATAATTTTGAAGTCTCTACTTCCACCATATCCAGGATTACCGAGAAAGTAACCGAAGATATTGTGGCCTGGCAAAACCGACCTTTAGAGCCTGTGTACCTGATCGTTTGGATGGATGGGATTGTCTTCAAGGTTCGAGAGAACTCCAAGGTAATCAACAAGACGGTGTACATAGCAGTCGGGCTTCGCAGGGATGGAAAGAAAGAAGTCCTGGGGCTTTGGTTGGGAAAAAATGAGTCGTCAGCTTTCTGGATGTCTGTACTTACCGATATAAAATCACGGGGCACCGAAGATATCCTGATCACCGCTACCGATAACCTCAATGGCTTTACCGATACCATCAGAAATATCTTCCCAGCGTCTAAAACCCAGATCTGTGTGGTGCACCAGATCAGGAATGCTTGCCGTTATGTGGTCTGGAAAGATAAAAAAGCCTTTACCGCTGATATGAAGCATATTTACAATGCTCCCAACCAACAGGCCGCCAAAGCTGCCCTGGAAGATTTTGCAGCACAATGGGAGAGCAAATATTCCTATGCCATCAAAAGCTGGAGGGACAACTGGGAAGATCTTACCGTGTTCTTTGAGTTTCCACTGGAGATCAGGAAAATCATTTATACCACCAATCTTATTGAAAACCTGAACGGAAAAATAAGAAAATACACTAAAAACAAATTATCCTTCCCTACTGATGAAGCAGTAATGAAATCTGTATATTTGGCTACAAGGGAAGCTACAAAGAAGTGGTCAATGCCTATCAGGAACTGGGGCATTATTTTAAATCAGTTCCTTACGATCTATGAAAAAAGGGTCAGACTTTAA